The Blastomonas fulva genome contains a region encoding:
- the ispG gene encoding flavodoxin-dependent (E)-4-hydroxy-3-methylbut-2-enyl-diphosphate synthase, which produces MSAHNPSLRPWRDIDRRKCRQIMVGNVPVGGDAPVTVQTMTNTLTSDARATIDQIRRCEEAGVDIIRVSCPDVESTAAMKQITRAAKVPIVADIHFHYKRALEAADAGAACLRINPGNIGSSDRVREVVNAAKANGCAIRIGVNAGSLEKDLLEKYGEPCPEALVESALDHIKLLQDHDFHEFKVAVKASDVFLAVAAYQQLADAVDCPLHLGITEAGGLIGGTVKSAIGIGNLLWAGIGDTIRVSLSAEPEEEVRVGYEILKSLGIRTRGVRIVSCPSCARQGFDVIRTVQKLEERLQHINTPLSLSVLGCVVNGPGEARETDIGLTGGGKGKHMVYLSGITDHTVEDEGMVDHIVRLVEAKAAEIEAETSDAGNAEPVAAE; this is translated from the coding sequence ATGTCGGCCCACAACCCTTCTCTGCGTCCCTGGCGGGATATCGACCGGCGCAAGTGCCGCCAGATCATGGTGGGCAACGTTCCGGTCGGCGGAGATGCACCGGTCACGGTGCAGACGATGACCAACACGCTGACATCCGATGCGCGCGCCACGATCGACCAGATCCGCCGCTGCGAGGAAGCGGGCGTGGACATCATCCGCGTGTCGTGCCCCGATGTCGAATCCACCGCCGCGATGAAGCAGATCACCCGCGCCGCCAAGGTACCGATCGTCGCGGACATCCATTTTCACTACAAGCGCGCGCTTGAAGCTGCCGATGCCGGCGCGGCGTGCCTGCGCATCAACCCCGGCAATATCGGATCGTCCGACCGGGTGCGCGAGGTCGTCAACGCGGCCAAAGCCAATGGCTGCGCGATCCGCATCGGTGTCAACGCCGGCAGCCTCGAAAAGGACCTGCTGGAGAAATATGGCGAGCCGTGCCCCGAGGCACTGGTCGAAAGCGCGCTCGACCATATCAAGCTGCTGCAGGACCATGATTTCCACGAGTTCAAGGTCGCGGTAAAAGCGAGCGACGTGTTCCTTGCCGTGGCGGCGTACCAGCAGCTCGCCGATGCGGTGGATTGCCCGCTGCACCTCGGAATCACCGAGGCGGGCGGACTGATCGGCGGCACGGTCAAGAGCGCGATCGGCATCGGCAACCTGCTCTGGGCAGGGATCGGCGATACCATTCGAGTCTCGCTTTCGGCCGAGCCCGAAGAAGAGGTGCGCGTCGGCTATGAGATCCTCAAGTCGCTGGGCATCCGTACCCGGGGCGTGCGCATCGTCAGCTGCCCCAGCTGCGCGCGGCAGGGCTTCGATGTCATCCGCACCGTGCAGAAGCTCGAGGAACGGCTGCAGCACATCAACACGCCATTGTCGCTGTCGGTGCTGGGGTGTGTCGTCAACGGCCCGGGCGAGGCGCGCGAGACCGATATCGGCCTGACCGGCGGCGGCAAGGGCAAGCACATGGTGTACCTCTCGGGCATCACCGATCACACGGTCGAGGACGAGGGCATGGTCGATCACATCGTCCGGCTGGTCGAGGCCAAGGCCGCCGAGATCGAGGCCGAAACCAGCGATGCGGGAAATGCCGAGCCGGTAGCGGCCGAATAG
- a CDS encoding DMT family transporter, with translation MSAWLLLLGAGLFEVGFTTCMRYSNGFREIGWTAGFMVCAFLSFSLLDKAAKVIPLGTAYAVWVGIGAVGTLAVGVATGAESLGIVRMALVAGLIACVVGLKFAGNH, from the coding sequence ATGAGTGCCTGGTTGCTATTGCTTGGCGCCGGCTTGTTCGAAGTCGGCTTCACCACCTGCATGCGCTATTCGAACGGCTTTCGCGAGATCGGCTGGACGGCGGGCTTCATGGTATGCGCGTTCCTGAGCTTCAGCCTGCTCGACAAAGCGGCCAAGGTCATCCCGTTGGGAACGGCCTATGCGGTATGGGTCGGAATCGGCGCAGTGGGAACGCTGGCGGTGGGGGTCGCAACCGGCGCGGAATCGCTCGGCATCGTCCGGATGGCGCTGGTGGCGGGGCTGATCGCCTGCGTGGTAGGCCTCAAATTTGCCGGGAATCATTGA
- a CDS encoding GNAT family N-acetyltransferase, giving the protein MQTQKNAPVTIRPARPGDEADILRMVVALAVYEREPDAVKATEPSLKATLFGDDPQVFAHLAELDGEIVGLALWFLTYSTWTGAPSLYLEDLFVADAARGTGTGRALLSTLAREAKSRGCARMDWAVLDWNDKAKQFYRHIGAHHSVGWEPWRIEGEALEALAAG; this is encoded by the coding sequence ATGCAGACACAAAAGAACGCGCCCGTCACCATTCGTCCGGCGCGGCCCGGCGACGAGGCCGACATTCTGCGCATGGTCGTGGCGCTGGCGGTGTACGAGCGAGAGCCCGACGCGGTGAAGGCGACCGAGCCATCGCTCAAGGCCACGCTCTTCGGCGACGACCCCCAGGTGTTTGCGCATCTGGCTGAACTGGACGGCGAGATCGTCGGGCTCGCCTTGTGGTTCCTCACCTATTCGACCTGGACCGGCGCGCCCTCGCTGTATCTGGAGGACCTGTTCGTCGCAGATGCCGCGCGCGGCACCGGCACCGGACGTGCGCTGCTCTCCACGCTGGCGCGCGAGGCCAAGTCGCGCGGCTGTGCGCGGATGGACTGGGCGGTGCTGGACTGGAACGACAAGGCCAAGCAATTCTATCGCCATATCGGCGCGCACCATTCGGTCGGCTGGGAGCCCTGGCGGATCGAGGGCGAGGCACTCGAGGCGCTGGCCGCCGGCTAG
- a CDS encoding ParA family protein — protein sequence MHSIAVYNLKGGVGKTTSAVNLAWCSAVLSARRTLLWDLDPQGAASHLIGDDRAVKDEARSIFARDVSADKLVRPSRIAGLDLLAADHSLRGLDRLLFEIGKAKRLKKLLDGLGKTYDRIILDCPPGLSETSDQVLRAADLVIVPIIPSPLSQRAFVEVQAYLDGKSGRHAPMLPVFVMVDRRRALHKAALEKYPDWPVIPMASAVERMAEERMPVGAFDARSPAAQAYAKLWQGIERKLAG from the coding sequence ATGCACAGCATTGCCGTCTACAATCTGAAGGGCGGCGTGGGCAAGACCACCAGCGCGGTGAACCTGGCCTGGTGCTCTGCGGTGCTTTCGGCGCGGCGGACGCTGCTGTGGGATCTCGACCCCCAGGGTGCAGCCAGCCACCTGATCGGCGATGACCGCGCGGTCAAGGACGAGGCGCGGTCGATCTTCGCGCGCGATGTCTCGGCGGACAAGCTGGTACGCCCCTCGCGGATAGCAGGGCTGGACCTGCTCGCCGCCGACCACTCCTTGCGCGGGCTGGACCGGCTGCTGTTCGAGATCGGAAAGGCCAAGCGCCTCAAAAAGCTGCTAGATGGTCTGGGCAAGACCTATGACCGGATCATCCTCGATTGCCCGCCGGGACTCAGCGAAACCTCGGATCAGGTGCTGCGCGCGGCCGATCTGGTGATCGTGCCGATCATCCCCTCGCCGCTGTCGCAACGGGCCTTCGTCGAGGTGCAGGCCTATCTCGACGGCAAATCCGGCCGACATGCGCCGATGCTGCCGGTGTTCGTGATGGTCGATCGCAGGCGGGCGCTGCACAAGGCGGCGCTGGAGAAATATCCCGACTGGCCGGTCATTCCAATGGCGAGCGCGGTCGAGCGGATGGCAGAAGAGCGGATGCCGGTGGGAGCGTTCGATGCCAGAAGCCCGGCGGCGCAGGCCTATGCCAAGCTCTGGCAGGGAATCGAGCGCAAGCTTGCCGGCTGA
- a CDS encoding alpha/beta fold hydrolase, with translation MFKFLKWLLILLLIAIIGLGIWGYAPDIEPSELQAQYGQPPSQFIELPNGQSVHIRDEGPRDAPAILLIHGSNASLHTWDGWVDALKADYRVVRYDQPGHGLTGAQVKEDYSTEAFRDTGAEVMNKLGIARYVVAGNSMGGWVAWNMALAYPKRVAGLVLIDASGAPDAKPTKIPIGFRLAQSAAVRPILKIFTPRVIIKQSLEQSVADPAKITPEMVDLYWKLLRHPGNREATVARGDFPRKPANALEFAGLTMPSLILWGKKDTLIPLANATWFARQLPNETVVVYDDLGHIPMEEDPVRTVADFRAWLEKTGLNLPATAVTQSDPREGLANPGEGAAPAEPAATPAAAPGG, from the coding sequence ATGTTCAAATTCCTGAAATGGCTGCTTATCCTTCTGCTGATCGCGATCATCGGCCTCGGCATCTGGGGCTATGCGCCCGACATCGAGCCGAGCGAGCTGCAGGCGCAATATGGCCAGCCGCCCTCGCAGTTCATCGAGCTGCCCAATGGCCAGAGCGTGCACATCCGCGATGAAGGCCCACGCGATGCGCCCGCCATCTTGCTGATCCATGGATCGAATGCCTCGCTGCACACCTGGGATGGCTGGGTTGATGCGCTGAAGGCGGATTATCGCGTGGTGCGGTATGATCAGCCGGGCCATGGCCTCACCGGCGCGCAGGTCAAGGAAGACTACAGCACCGAAGCCTTTCGCGACACCGGCGCCGAAGTGATGAACAAGCTGGGCATCGCCCGTTATGTCGTTGCGGGCAACTCGATGGGCGGCTGGGTCGCGTGGAACATGGCGCTGGCCTATCCCAAAAGGGTGGCCGGGCTGGTTCTGATCGACGCCTCAGGCGCGCCTGACGCCAAGCCCACCAAGATCCCGATCGGTTTTCGCCTGGCGCAGAGCGCGGCTGTCCGCCCGATCCTGAAGATCTTCACGCCCCGCGTCATCATCAAGCAGAGCCTGGAACAATCGGTCGCCGATCCTGCCAAGATCACCCCCGAGATGGTCGACCTGTACTGGAAGCTGCTGCGCCACCCCGGCAACCGCGAGGCGACCGTGGCACGCGGCGATTTCCCGCGCAAACCGGCAAACGCGCTGGAGTTCGCGGGCCTGACGATGCCTTCGCTGATCCTGTGGGGCAAGAAGGACACGCTGATCCCGCTGGCCAATGCCACCTGGTTCGCGCGCCAGCTGCCCAACGAGACCGTCGTCGTCTATGACGACCTCGGCCACATTCCGATGGAGGAGGACCCGGTGCGCACCGTCGCGGATTTCAGGGCCTGGCTCGAGAAAACCGGGCTCAACCTGCCTGCAACAGCGGTGACACAATCCGATCCTAGAGAGGGTCTGGCCAACCCTGGGGAAGGCGCCGCCCCCGCCGAACCGGCAGCAACACCGGCTGCGGCTCCCGGGGGCTGA
- a CDS encoding TonB-dependent receptor, with the protein MKSSFARAVSTMAMVWAGAVALPAAATEATAVAAAAADAAGTEAVDAESDADRREIIVTGRNEGYLALDIVRASKTPTSLVDIPQAISVYTREQIEDQALQDLADVLRYTPGVSTNQGEGHRDQISIRGQDTTADFFVDGIRDDVQYYRPLYNLERVEVLKGSNALLFGRGGGGGVVNRVTKTPVLDETFYGGSASVDSFGAFALTSDINAALGESVGLRLNAMYEEFDNHRDVFEGNRIAINPTAGFRIGEKSRLVLSYEYVDDDRIVDRGIPAATGGTVANPAGPVRGFYRTFFGSPELNTTTLEAHILRGRFEHDFTDNLRYDMTVQYADFDKAYSNLFAAASNLAAGRVTLDSYRDATRRENFFVQGNLVWTEQTGAISHTLLAGYEYGDQRSANSRQNGRFATSGTNIATFAFTDPLVIPAITFPVNNRNTVSDVTFYSVYLQDQIGLGDHFDVVLGARYDRFEIDVNDIQAGRQLSRTDTEWSPRVGLIFKPLEQVSIYASYTKTFLPRSGDQFLTLTPAQATLAPEAFDNYEFGAKWDIAANLRVSAAVFQLDRENGVVVDPANPANSLITGSRTRGFEAQLTGQVMPGWQVNAGYSYLDADERGRVVAGAVANRAIGQVPRHLASLWNRYDVNDRLGFGLGVTHQASQFASISNIVRLPAFTRVDAAVFFKLTDQIEAQVNVENLFDERYFPASHNDNNITTGEPVNARFTVRARF; encoded by the coding sequence ATGAAATCCAGTTTTGCGCGCGCCGTCAGCACGATGGCCATGGTGTGGGCTGGAGCCGTGGCATTGCCCGCTGCCGCGACCGAGGCAACGGCAGTTGCAGCTGCTGCCGCAGACGCCGCAGGCACCGAAGCGGTCGATGCCGAATCCGATGCCGACCGGCGCGAGATCATCGTTACCGGACGCAACGAGGGGTATCTTGCGCTCGACATAGTCCGCGCGTCCAAGACCCCGACGTCCCTGGTCGATATCCCGCAGGCGATCTCGGTCTATACCCGCGAGCAGATCGAGGATCAGGCGCTGCAGGACCTCGCCGATGTGCTGCGCTACACCCCCGGCGTTTCGACCAATCAGGGCGAGGGCCACCGCGATCAGATCTCGATCCGCGGGCAGGACACGACCGCGGACTTCTTCGTCGATGGCATCCGCGACGACGTCCAGTATTACCGCCCGCTCTACAATCTCGAGCGCGTCGAGGTTCTCAAGGGATCGAACGCCCTGCTGTTCGGTCGCGGCGGCGGTGGCGGGGTAGTCAACCGAGTCACCAAGACCCCGGTGCTCGACGAGACCTTCTATGGTGGCTCGGCCTCGGTCGACAGCTTCGGCGCCTTTGCACTGACCAGCGACATCAATGCGGCTCTGGGCGAAAGCGTCGGCCTGCGGCTCAATGCGATGTACGAGGAGTTCGACAATCACCGCGACGTGTTCGAGGGCAACCGCATCGCGATCAACCCGACCGCAGGTTTCCGCATCGGTGAAAAGTCGCGTCTGGTGCTGTCCTACGAATATGTCGATGACGACCGCATCGTCGATCGCGGCATTCCTGCGGCCACCGGCGGGACAGTCGCCAATCCGGCGGGCCCGGTGCGCGGTTTCTACCGCACCTTTTTCGGTTCGCCCGAACTCAACACCACGACGCTGGAAGCGCACATCCTGCGCGGGCGGTTCGAGCACGATTTCACCGACAATCTGCGCTACGACATGACGGTCCAGTATGCGGATTTCGACAAGGCCTACAGCAATCTGTTCGCTGCGGCGAGCAATCTGGCCGCAGGACGGGTGACGCTCGATTCCTATCGCGATGCCACCCGGCGCGAGAATTTCTTCGTGCAGGGCAATCTGGTGTGGACCGAGCAAACCGGGGCGATCAGCCACACCCTGCTTGCGGGCTATGAATATGGCGACCAGCGCTCTGCCAACAGCCGCCAGAACGGGCGGTTCGCGACCAGCGGCACCAATATCGCGACCTTCGCGTTCACCGACCCGCTGGTCATCCCCGCGATCACCTTTCCGGTCAACAACCGCAACACCGTCTCGGACGTCACCTTCTATTCGGTCTATCTGCAGGACCAGATCGGCCTCGGCGATCATTTCGATGTCGTGCTCGGCGCGCGCTATGATCGGTTCGAAATCGACGTCAACGACATCCAGGCCGGCCGCCAGCTCAGCCGTACCGATACCGAATGGTCGCCCCGTGTCGGGCTGATCTTCAAGCCGCTCGAGCAGGTGTCGATCTATGCGAGCTACACAAAGACCTTCCTGCCGCGCTCGGGCGACCAGTTCCTCACCCTGACGCCCGCGCAGGCGACGCTGGCCCCCGAAGCGTTCGACAACTACGAATTCGGCGCCAAATGGGACATCGCGGCCAACCTGCGCGTGTCAGCGGCGGTGTTCCAGCTCGACCGTGAAAACGGCGTGGTGGTCGATCCCGCCAACCCCGCCAACTCGCTGATCACCGGCAGCCGGACCCGCGGCTTCGAAGCGCAGCTGACCGGTCAGGTCATGCCCGGCTGGCAGGTGAATGCGGGCTATTCCTATCTCGATGCCGATGAACGCGGGCGGGTCGTTGCAGGCGCTGTCGCCAACCGGGCGATCGGCCAGGTGCCGCGCCATCTTGCCAGCCTGTGGAACCGCTATGATGTCAACGACCGGCTGGGCTTCGGCCTGGGCGTCACGCATCAGGCCAGCCAGTTCGCCAGTATCTCAAACATCGTGCGGCTGCCCGCTTTCACCCGCGTCGATGCTGCGGTCTTCTTCAAGCTGACCGATCAGATCGAAGCGCAGGTCAATGTCGAGAACCTGTTCGACGAGCGATATTTCCCCGCCTCGCACAACGACAACAACATCACCACGGGCGAGCCGGTCAACGCGCGCTTCACGGTGCGGGCGCGCTTCTGA
- a CDS encoding universal stress protein, with protein sequence MTQAVISASRLADVIVLSLENTGRNVRPHPLLAIADVAVETRCPVLAVPTDAKSFNTGGKILVAWDGSHEAANALKQALPMLQQAQSVHLVSVVEPKKAGGFPSTEASEYLSRHGVRSELIERERGLLAIEEVIENVAAEIGADLLVMGAFGHSRLREVLLGGVTRYFLRDSNIPLLLAH encoded by the coding sequence GTGACGCAGGCGGTGATCAGCGCCTCGCGGCTGGCCGATGTCATCGTGCTTTCGCTGGAAAACACCGGCCGCAACGTCCGTCCGCACCCGCTGCTGGCGATTGCCGATGTGGCGGTGGAAACCCGCTGCCCGGTGCTCGCGGTGCCGACCGATGCCAAATCGTTCAACACCGGGGGCAAGATCCTGGTAGCGTGGGATGGCAGCCACGAGGCAGCCAATGCGCTGAAACAGGCGCTGCCGATGCTGCAACAGGCCCAATCGGTGCATCTGGTATCGGTGGTCGAGCCCAAAAAGGCGGGTGGCTTCCCCTCCACCGAGGCGAGCGAATATCTCTCGCGCCACGGAGTGCGTAGCGAACTGATCGAGCGCGAGCGCGGGTTGCTCGCGATCGAGGAAGTGATCGAGAATGTCGCAGCCGAGATCGGCGCGGACCTGCTGGTGATGGGCGCGTTCGGCCATAGCCGGTTGCGCGAGGTGCTGCTGGGCGGCGTGACGCGCTATTTCCTCAGGGATTCAAACATCCCGCTGCTACTGGCGCACTGA
- a CDS encoding CoA transferase subunit A, producing MQKIYPDAASALEGLLFDGMHICAGGFGLSGIPERLIDAIRDAGTRDLTIASNNAGIDGEGLGKLLRTRQVKKMISSYVGENKEFERQYLAGELEVEFCPQGTLAERCRAGGAGIPGFYTKTGVGTQVAEGKEHKDFDGQTYILERGIYADLCIIKGWKADKAGNLIFRKTARNFNQPMATAGKVCVAEVEEIVETGSLDPDCIHVPGIYIKRLICGAPYDKKIEFRTVRERTAA from the coding sequence ATGCAGAAAATCTATCCCGATGCCGCATCCGCTCTGGAAGGTCTGCTGTTTGACGGGATGCACATCTGTGCGGGCGGATTTGGCCTGAGCGGGATCCCGGAGCGGCTGATCGACGCGATCCGCGATGCTGGCACCAGGGACCTCACCATCGCCTCGAACAATGCCGGGATCGATGGCGAGGGGCTGGGCAAGCTGCTGCGCACCCGCCAGGTCAAGAAGATGATTTCGAGCTATGTCGGCGAGAACAAGGAATTCGAGCGCCAGTATCTGGCAGGCGAGCTAGAGGTGGAATTCTGCCCGCAGGGCACGCTTGCCGAACGCTGCCGGGCAGGGGGCGCAGGCATTCCCGGCTTCTACACCAAGACCGGCGTCGGCACCCAGGTGGCCGAAGGCAAGGAGCACAAGGATTTCGACGGCCAGACCTATATTCTGGAACGCGGCATCTACGCCGATCTGTGCATCATCAAGGGCTGGAAGGCCGACAAGGCGGGGAACCTCATTTTCCGCAAGACCGCCCGCAATTTCAATCAGCCGATGGCGACCGCGGGCAAGGTCTGCGTCGCGGAAGTCGAGGAAATCGTCGAGACCGGCAGCCTCGATCCCGACTGCATCCACGTCCCTGGAATCTACATCAAGCGCCTGATCTGCGGTGCGCCGTACGACAAGAAGATCGAGTTCCGGACGGTGCGCGAACGGACCGCAGCGTGA
- a CDS encoding HAD family acid phosphatase, producing MAAALALSACSTVQSEPIASAAPAPAAAPSVPMGQQWLYGSAEGAIATRQTFGALTSYATAKARTRPADSVIIDDATGKPVPCGTKPLAAVFDADETLIWNIGPMRWFALRGAEFDAKTWDQWEKTGTGKAVAMPGAIEAMAALRAAGITPIANTNRSAANAAGSEQTLAAAGLGDFRHGETLFLMGDDAGGSSKDMRRATIASRWCVVAMAGDQLGDFRNLFNKPELPPLQRRALATAAPYDALWGNGWFLFANPVYGPSIRGGFDDIFPAETHWEPQQ from the coding sequence GTGGCCGCTGCTTTGGCCCTGTCTGCCTGTTCGACAGTGCAGAGCGAACCTATTGCATCCGCAGCGCCTGCGCCCGCCGCGGCACCGTCCGTGCCGATGGGCCAGCAATGGCTCTATGGATCGGCTGAGGGCGCGATTGCGACCCGGCAGACCTTTGGCGCGCTGACCAGCTACGCGACCGCCAAGGCAAGAACGCGCCCAGCCGACAGCGTGATCATCGACGATGCGACCGGCAAGCCGGTGCCCTGCGGGACCAAGCCACTCGCTGCGGTGTTCGATGCCGACGAGACATTGATCTGGAACATCGGCCCGATGCGCTGGTTCGCGCTGCGCGGCGCCGAGTTCGACGCCAAGACCTGGGACCAGTGGGAAAAGACCGGCACCGGCAAGGCCGTGGCGATGCCGGGCGCGATCGAGGCGATGGCCGCGCTGCGTGCCGCCGGAATCACGCCGATCGCCAACACCAACCGGTCCGCCGCCAATGCAGCAGGCAGCGAGCAGACGCTGGCCGCTGCCGGCCTTGGCGATTTCAGGCACGGCGAAACCTTGTTCCTGATGGGCGACGATGCGGGCGGATCGAGCAAGGATATGCGCCGCGCGACCATCGCCTCGCGCTGGTGCGTTGTCGCGATGGCGGGTGATCAGCTTGGCGATTTCCGCAACCTGTTCAACAAGCCCGAACTGCCGCCGCTGCAGCGCCGCGCGCTGGCGACCGCCGCGCCTTACGATGCGCTTTGGGGCAATGGCTGGTTCCTGTTCGCCAATCCGGTCTACGGCCCGTCGATCCGCGGCGGCTTCGATGATATATTCCCGGCTGAAACGCACTGGGAGCCGCAGCAGTGA
- a CDS encoding 3-oxoacid CoA-transferase subunit B encodes MPWTRDDMAARAAKELKDGYYVNLGIGIPTLVANHVPEGMEVTLQSENGMLGIGPFPLEGDEDADLINAGKQTISELPSSSYFSSSDSFAMIRGGHIDLTVLGAMEIAENGDIANWMIPGKMIKGMGGAMDLVAGVKKIIVVMEHTSKNGDPKFIPSCTLPLTGKNVVDMIITDLCVFQRPDHDSPFKLIELAPGVTAEDVAARTTAHYVS; translated from the coding sequence ATGCCCTGGACCCGTGACGATATGGCGGCGCGCGCCGCGAAGGAATTGAAGGACGGCTATTATGTCAATCTCGGCATCGGCATTCCGACCTTGGTCGCCAACCATGTGCCCGAGGGCATGGAGGTCACGCTGCAATCGGAAAACGGCATGCTCGGAATCGGCCCGTTCCCGTTGGAGGGCGACGAGGATGCCGATTTGATCAACGCGGGCAAGCAGACCATCAGCGAGCTGCCTTCGTCGAGCTATTTCAGCTCGTCGGACAGCTTTGCCATGATCCGCGGCGGGCATATCGACCTCACCGTGCTGGGCGCGATGGAGATCGCCGAAAATGGCGACATCGCCAACTGGATGATCCCGGGCAAGATGATCAAGGGCATGGGCGGCGCGATGGATCTGGTCGCGGGCGTCAAGAAGATCATCGTGGTGATGGAGCACACCTCCAAGAACGGCGACCCCAAGTTCATCCCGTCGTGCACGCTGCCGCTGACCGGCAAGAACGTGGTCGACATGATCATCACCGACCTGTGCGTGTTCCAGCGCCCCGACCACGACAGCCCGTTCAAGCTGATCGAACTGGCACCCGGCGTGACGGCCGAGGATGTCGCGGCCAGGACGACCGCACACTACGTCTCTTGA
- a CDS encoding alpha/beta hydrolase — protein MKRSTKLGLGGLVAVLGGMGLYAATASPPLLLSHLDAATGGGKAAALVAEAVPFGDQGQTLDVWRAADAADGDRRPVLIFWHGGGWVKGARQDYAFAGRAFARQGFVVVVPDYRKVPQVRFPAFIEDAADAVAWTRDNIGRYGGDPDAIGFSGHSAGAHTAVLLALDPRWLKAAGVDPGIVKAVVGLSGAYDFYPFTTKRSIDAMSAYPDPQVTQPITFARADAPPMLLITSSEDTTVRPRNAINLTARLKQKGAVVQMINYQGLDHEEVVMALSKPFRGKGPVLSDSTAFLNRHLKPAE, from the coding sequence ATGAAGCGTAGCACCAAGCTGGGTCTGGGCGGGCTGGTTGCGGTTCTGGGCGGGATGGGGCTTTATGCTGCCACCGCCTCGCCGCCGCTGCTGCTGAGCCATCTCGATGCTGCGACCGGCGGGGGCAAGGCTGCCGCGCTGGTGGCCGAGGCCGTGCCGTTTGGCGATCAGGGCCAGACGCTCGATGTCTGGCGCGCAGCCGACGCCGCCGATGGTGACAGGCGGCCGGTTCTGATCTTCTGGCATGGCGGCGGATGGGTGAAGGGCGCACGCCAGGATTATGCCTTTGCCGGACGCGCTTTCGCCAGGCAGGGTTTCGTCGTGGTCGTCCCCGATTACCGCAAGGTGCCGCAGGTTCGCTTCCCCGCATTTATCGAGGATGCCGCCGATGCGGTCGCCTGGACCCGCGACAATATCGGTCGTTATGGCGGTGACCCCGACGCGATCGGCTTTTCCGGGCATTCGGCAGGCGCGCACACTGCAGTGCTGTTGGCGCTCGATCCGCGCTGGTTGAAAGCCGCAGGCGTCGATCCCGGCATCGTCAAGGCGGTGGTGGGCTTGAGCGGTGCGTATGATTTCTACCCCTTCACCACCAAGCGCTCGATCGATGCGATGTCGGCCTATCCCGATCCGCAGGTGACCCAGCCGATCACCTTTGCCCGCGCCGATGCGCCGCCGATGCTGCTGATCACCAGCAGCGAGGATACCACCGTGCGCCCGCGCAACGCGATCAACCTCACCGCGCGGCTGAAGCAGAAGGGCGCGGTGGTGCAGATGATCAATTATCAGGGGCTCGACCATGAAGAGGTGGTGATGGCCCTGTCCAAGCCGTTCCGCGGCAAGGGTCCCGTGCTCAGCGACAGCACCGCGTTTCTCAACCGCCACCTCAAGCCTGCGGAGTAG
- a CDS encoding glutathione S-transferase family protein yields the protein MAYTLFTANRNYSSWSLRPWLLMRGLGIAFEDRLVPFAGPDNSAKFRSFAPNGKVPCLHDGDIVVWDSLAIVEYLAERHPGVWPADTAARAWARSAAAEMHSGFSPLRNICPMSVGVRADLIAIPPALQADIERIGELFAQGLDRFGGPWLAGAEFSAVDAFFAPVAFRVRSFGLDIGDKGRAWVGRILSHPAMVDWEAAALAETWRDPAHEDEIAAVAAVTADYRAAP from the coding sequence ATGGCCTACACCCTGTTCACCGCGAACCGCAATTACTCGAGCTGGTCGCTGCGCCCCTGGCTGTTGATGCGCGGGCTCGGGATCGCTTTCGAAGACCGGCTGGTCCCCTTTGCCGGGCCCGACAATTCGGCCAAGTTCCGCAGCTTCGCGCCCAATGGCAAGGTGCCGTGCCTGCACGATGGCGATATCGTCGTGTGGGATTCGCTGGCGATCGTGGAATATCTCGCCGAGCGCCATCCTGGCGTGTGGCCCGCCGACACCGCGGCGCGCGCTTGGGCACGCTCGGCAGCCGCGGAAATGCACTCGGGCTTTTCGCCTTTGCGCAACATCTGCCCGATGAGCGTGGGGGTGCGTGCCGATCTGATCGCGATACCCCCGGCGCTGCAGGCGGATATAGAGCGGATCGGCGAATTGTTCGCGCAAGGGCTCGACCGGTTTGGCGGACCCTGGCTGGCGGGCGCAGAGTTCAGCGCGGTCGATGCCTTTTTCGCCCCGGTCGCCTTCCGGGTGCGCAGCTTCGGTCTGGATATCGGCGACAAAGGCAGGGCGTGGGTGGGGCGGATTCTGAGCCACCCTGCGATGGTCGACTGGGAGGCAGCCGCCCTGGCCGAAACCTGGCGCGACCCGGCGCATGAGGACGAAATCGCCGCAGTTGCCGCCGTCACTGCGGATTATCGCGCGGCGCCATAG